A stretch of the Esox lucius isolate fEsoLuc1 chromosome 2, fEsoLuc1.pri, whole genome shotgun sequence genome encodes the following:
- the si:ch211-122f10.4 gene encoding lysosomal protective protein, producing MGNMYFVSLVLCFLAIMGLTWADYAPDEVTELPGMGFKPNFRQWSGHLKASPGKFLHYWFVTSQRDPLTDPVVLWLNGGPGCSSLDGLLSENGPFHVNDDGETLYENKFSWNRIANVLYLESPAGVGYSYSDDQKYKTDDDQVADDNYLALQSFFTKFPNFTQNEFFIIGESYGGIYAPTLSQRVATGTAKINFKGFAVGNGLSSYALNDQSLIYFGYYHGLFGEQLWTDLNTNCCNNGICNFFNNSKEDCKRLVGQAFSIVYESGLNEYALYLDCEGGVRARAYERSMSHLLRNYRKYWNTYQVKSSAGRAPVGEVPPCINSTAQINWLNRGDVRKALHIPDTLPPWDICSDVVGEQYTNLYPSVKDVYLKLLSIGVRALVYNGDTDMACNFLGDKWFVEQLNQTATTKYQTWISDNQIAGFYEQYGNITFLTIKGAGHMVPQWAPGPALQMFQSFLSNKPY from the exons ATGGGTAACATGTATTTTGTTAGTTTGGTGTTGTGTTTCCTTGCTATTATGGGTCTTACGTGGGCTGACTACGCTCCTGACGAGGTCACAGAACTACCGGGAATGGGTTTTAAACCAAACTTCAGGCAATGGTCTGGCCATCTGAAAGCCAGCCCTGGAAAGTTTCTCCATTACTG GTTTGTGACATCACAGAGGGACCCACTGACAGACCCTGTTGTGCTGTGGCTGAATGGAGGTCCAGGCTGCAGCTCTCTGGACGGCCTTCTATCAGAGAACGGCCCCTTCCAT GTGAACGATGATGGGGAAACTCTGTACGAGAATAAGTTTAGCTGGAACAGGATCGCCAACGTTCTGTACCTAGAGTCTCCTGCAGGTGTGGGGTACTCCTACTCTGATGACCAGAAGTACAAAACAGATGATGACCAG GTGGCAGATGACAACTACCTAGCTCTGCAGAGTTTCTTTACCAAGTTTCCAAACTTCACACAAAATGAGTTCTTCATTATCGGTGAGAGTTATGGTGGGATCTATGCCCCGACACTCAGCCAGCGTGTGGCCACAGGGACAGCAAAAATTAACTTCAAG gGCTTTGCAGTGGGTAATGGCCTGAGTAGCTACGCCCTGAATGACCAGTCTCTGATCTACTTTGGCTACTATCACGGCCTATTTGGAGAACA ATTATGGACAGACCTGAACACGAACTGCTGCAATAACGGAATCTGTAACTTCTTCAATAACAGCAAGGAGGACTGCAAGAGATTG GTGGGCCAGGCCTTCAGTATCGTGTATGAGTCTGGGCTGAATGAGTATGCACTTTACCTGGACTGTGAAGGTGGAGTCAGGGCCAGAGCTTATGAGAGGAGCATGAGCCACCTCTTAAGAAACTACAGGAAGTACTGGAACACCTACCAG GTGAAGTCTTCGGCTGGTCGAGCTCCTGTGGGTGAAGTTCCTCCATGCATTAACAGTACAGCTCAGATTAACTGGCTCAACCGGGGTGACGTGAGGAAAGCCTTACACATCCCTGATACACTCCCACCCTGGGACATCTGCAG TGACGTTGTGGGAGAACAATATACCAACCTATACCCATCTGTAAAGGATGTGTACTTGAAGCTGCTGTCTATTggggtccgtgcattggtctaTAATGGAGACACTGACATGGCCTGCAACTTCCTAGGAGACAAGTGGTTTGTGGAGCAGCTCAACCAGACA GCCACCACTAAGTACCAGACGTGGATATCTGATAACCAGATTGCCGGCTTCTATGAGCAGTATGGAAATATCACCTTCCTGACTATTAAG GGCGCTGGTCACATGGTGCCTCAGTGGGCTCCAGGCCCTGCCTTACAAATGTTCCAGTCCTTCTTGTCCAACAAACCCTACTGA